Proteins encoded in a region of the Pseudomonas sp. PDNC002 genome:
- a CDS encoding enoyl-CoA hydratase/isomerase family protein yields MNVMFEERPGLHGFRIGVVTLDAEKSLNALSLPMIEAMNHQLRVWQDDPQIACVVLRGNGGKAFCAGGDVRKLVDACREKPGEVPELARRFFADEYRLDYLIHTYSKPLICWAHGYVMGGGMGLMQGAGVRIVTPSSRLAMPEVNIGLYPDVGASWFLARLPGRLGLFLGLTATQMNARDALDLDLADRFLLDTQQEDLIDGLVQLNWREQTDVQLHSLLQALEHEARGEMPDAQLLPRRERLDAVLDCANIAEAWQALTALTNDEDALIARGAKTLASGCPLTAHLVWEQIRRARHLSTAEVFRMEYAMSLNCCRHPEFPEGVRARLIDKDNTPHWHWPDIAAIPDAVVNAHFDATWEGEHPLADL; encoded by the coding sequence ATGAATGTGATGTTCGAGGAACGCCCCGGCCTGCACGGCTTCCGTATCGGCGTGGTGACGCTGGACGCGGAGAAGAGCCTGAACGCCCTGAGCCTGCCGATGATCGAGGCGATGAACCACCAACTGCGCGTCTGGCAGGACGACCCGCAGATCGCCTGCGTGGTGCTGCGTGGTAACGGTGGCAAGGCCTTCTGCGCAGGCGGCGACGTGCGCAAGCTGGTGGACGCCTGCCGGGAGAAACCCGGAGAGGTGCCGGAGTTGGCCCGTCGCTTCTTCGCTGACGAGTATCGTCTGGACTACCTCATCCACACCTACTCCAAACCGCTGATCTGCTGGGCCCACGGCTACGTGATGGGCGGTGGCATGGGCCTGATGCAGGGCGCCGGCGTGCGCATTGTCACCCCGAGCAGCCGCCTGGCCATGCCGGAAGTGAATATCGGCCTGTACCCGGATGTCGGCGCGAGCTGGTTCCTTGCCCGCCTGCCCGGCCGTCTCGGCCTGTTCCTCGGCCTGACCGCCACCCAGATGAACGCCCGCGACGCGCTGGACCTGGACCTCGCCGACCGTTTCCTGCTCGACACCCAGCAGGAAGACCTGATCGACGGCCTGGTGCAACTGAACTGGCGCGAACAGACCGACGTGCAATTGCACAGCCTGCTGCAGGCGCTGGAGCACGAAGCCCGCGGCGAGATGCCCGACGCCCAGTTGCTGCCGCGCCGCGAGCGCCTGGATGCGGTGCTGGACTGCGCCAACATCGCCGAGGCCTGGCAGGCACTGACTGCGCTGACCAATGACGAGGATGCGCTGATCGCCCGGGGGGCCAAGACCCTCGCCTCGGGCTGCCCGCTGACCGCTCATCTGGTCTGGGAACAGATCCGCCGCGCTCGCCATCTGTCGACCGCCGAAGTCTTCCGCATGGAATACGCGATGAGCCTGAACTGCTGCCGCCACCCGGAATTCCCGGAGGGCGTGCGGGCCCGGCTGATCGACAAGGACAACACCCCGCACTGGCACTGGCCGGATATCGCTGCCATACCTGATGCTGTGGTGAATGCGCACTTCGACGCGACCTGGGAGGGCGAGCATCCGCTGGCGGATCTGTAA
- a CDS encoding enoyl-CoA hydratase — protein sequence MSNALEPYKPGVFDLTHKLTVEKHGHTALITINHPPANTWDRDSLIGLRQVIEHLNRDDDIYALVVTGQGPKFFSAGADLNMFADGDKARAREMARRFGEAFEALRDFRGVSIAAINGYAMGGGLECALACDIRIAERQAQMALPEAAVGLLPCAGGTQALPWLVGEGWAKRMILCGERVDADTALRIGLVEQVVDTGEARGTALLLAAKVARQSPVAVRTIKPLIQGARERGPTTWLPEERERFVDLFDADDTREGVNAFLEKRDPHWRNQ from the coding sequence ATGAGCAACGCCCTCGAGCCCTACAAGCCCGGAGTCTTCGACCTGACCCACAAGCTGACGGTGGAAAAGCACGGCCACACCGCGCTGATCACCATCAACCATCCACCGGCCAACACCTGGGACCGCGACTCGCTGATCGGCCTGCGCCAGGTGATCGAGCACCTGAACCGCGACGACGATATCTACGCCCTGGTGGTGACCGGCCAGGGCCCGAAATTCTTCTCCGCTGGTGCCGACCTGAACATGTTCGCCGACGGTGACAAGGCCCGCGCCCGCGAGATGGCCCGCCGCTTCGGCGAGGCCTTCGAGGCGCTGCGTGACTTCCGTGGCGTCTCCATCGCGGCGATCAACGGCTACGCCATGGGCGGCGGCCTGGAATGTGCCCTGGCCTGCGACATCCGCATCGCCGAGCGTCAGGCGCAGATGGCCCTGCCCGAAGCCGCGGTCGGCCTGCTGCCCTGCGCCGGCGGCACCCAGGCGCTGCCGTGGCTGGTTGGCGAAGGCTGGGCCAAGCGCATGATCCTCTGCGGCGAGCGTGTCGATGCCGACACCGCGCTGCGCATCGGTCTGGTCGAGCAGGTCGTCGATACCGGCGAAGCACGCGGCACCGCCCTGCTGCTGGCCGCCAAGGTCGCACGGCAGAGCCCGGTGGCGGTGCGCACCATCAAACCGCTGATCCAGGGCGCCCGCGAACGCGGTCCGACCACCTGGCTGCCGGAGGAGCGCGAGCGCTTCGTCGACCTGTTCGACGCCGACGACACCCGCGAGGGCGTGAATGCCTTCCTGGAGAAACGCGATCCGCACTGGCGCAACCAATAA